TGCTGATCCGTCGTCGGGCAACGCCTGGGAGAACCAGGCGCTCTTCGACTTCGACGGCAAGCTGCTGCCCGCAGCGCGAAACTTTTCGCTGCTCTCCAAGGGATAAGACTCCCCGCTGCCAGTCCGGAGGTGATGTGCGAGAGTCGGGGCCATGACGCAGCTGACCAACTGGGCCGGAAACATCAGCTTCGCGAGTGCGCTGCAGCGGCCGCGGTCGATCGGCGAGCTGCAGGATCTCGTGAGCCGGTCGGAGAAGGTGCGGGTGCTCGGGACGGGGCACTCGTTCAACCGGATCGCTGACAGCAACGGCGTGTTGGTCAGCGTGCAGGATCTACCTCGCGTCATCGAGGTCGGGGAGCGCGGGGTGACGGTGTCCGCCGGGCTCCGGTACGGCGAGATCACGGCGGCTCTGCAGTCCCAGGGGCTCGCGTTGCACAACCTCGGGTCGCTGCCGCACATCTCGGTGGCCGGCGCGTGCTCGACCGGGACGCACGGTTCTGGAGACACCAACGGGCCGCTGGCGGACGCGGTCAGCGCGATCACGTTCGTGGACGCTTCCGGCGAGCTCGTTACGTTGACCCGGGACGACAAGGACTTCGCCGGGTCGGTCATCGCGCTCGGTGCGCTCGGGGTGGCCGTGAGCCTGACGCTCGACGTACAGCCGTCGTACCAGATCAGCCAGGTGGTGTACGACGGGCTGCCGGTGGAGCGGCTCGGGACGGACCTCGACGCGGTGATGGGGAGCGCGTACAGCGTGAGCGCGTTCACCGACTGGGTGGACCCGGACGTGATGGTGTGGCGCAAGCGGCGGGAGCTGACGACGCCCGATCCCGAGTGGCTGGGCGCGACGCTCGCCGACGGGCCGCGGCACCCGATCAAGGTGATGCCGGCCGGCTACGCGACCCAGCAGGGCGGGGTCGAGGGGCCGTGGAACGAGCGGCTGCCGCACTTCCGGCTCGAGTTCACGCCGAGCAACGGCGACGAGCTGCAGTCGGAGTACTTCGTACCGCGTGAGCGGGCCGCCGAGGCGTTCGACGTACTGCGGGCCTTGGGCAACCGGTTCGCGCCG
This Kribbella sp. NBC_00482 DNA region includes the following protein-coding sequences:
- a CDS encoding D-arabinono-1,4-lactone oxidase, yielding MTQLTNWAGNISFASALQRPRSIGELQDLVSRSEKVRVLGTGHSFNRIADSNGVLVSVQDLPRVIEVGERGVTVSAGLRYGEITAALQSQGLALHNLGSLPHISVAGACSTGTHGSGDTNGPLADAVSAITFVDASGELVTLTRDDKDFAGSVIALGALGVAVSLTLDVQPSYQISQVVYDGLPVERLGTDLDAVMGSAYSVSAFTDWVDPDVMVWRKRRELTTPDPEWLGATLADGPRHPIKVMPAGYATQQGGVEGPWNERLPHFRLEFTPSNGDELQSEYFVPRERAAEAFDVLRALGNRFAPVIQVSEVRTIAADDLWLSPSQGRDTVALHFTWVQDETVVRPVVAALEDGLASLDARPHWGKVFEADAATLAERYPKVKDFIALAAKYDPNGKFRNEYLDRYLPLSTQG